In Paraburkholderia caribensis, a single window of DNA contains:
- a CDS encoding UvrD-helicase domain-containing protein translates to MPELLANLNPEQHAAVTLPNEPALILAGAGSGKTRVLITRIAWLIQQGLASPPTILGVTFTNKAAREMMSRLSALLPIDTRGMWIGTFHGLCNRMLRAHYRDAGLPQTFQILDTADQLSAIKRLMKGLNIDDEKYPAKNLQYFINNAKEQGLRAKDVDASDNFNRKFVELYEAYDQQCQREGVVDFPELLLRCYELLSYNPPLRAHYQARFRHILVDEFQDTNKLQYAWLKLLAGEHNAIFAVGDDDQSIYAFRGANVGNMRDFEQEFKVRNLIKLEQNYRSHGHILDAANHLIANNSRRLGKNLRTDAGHGEPVRVYEAATDSQEAGWIVEEIRALISTGASRSEIAVLYRSNAQSRTIEHTLVNAGIPYRVYGGLRFFERQEVKHALAYLRLIDNPNDDTAFARVVNFPTRGIGARSIEQLADAARLYNTSMAVAIPYVTGKAGTSLGGFANLIAKMRAETAQMSLPETVEYVVRASGLSEFYQNEREGQDRLENLQELVNAATAFVSEEGYGLDTPARSIPLRPGATAAPELVVATDDSGVDVLDAANPADPAQNPDTMTPLAGFLSHASLEAGDNQAQAGQEAVQLMTVHAAKGLEFTAVFITGLEEGLFPHENSAMEADGLEEERRLMYVAITRAKERLYLSFAQSRMLHGQTRYNIRSRFFDELPQETLKWLTPKVEAGARWGGRADNAGWGRDWFSRPDRQQGYGGGASTVASAPLPAFANEQRAADTGFRVGQQVFHTKFGEGTVTALEGGGADAKAQVKFKRHGEKWLALAVAKLQAVE, encoded by the coding sequence ATGCCCGAACTGCTCGCGAACCTGAACCCCGAACAACACGCCGCCGTCACGCTGCCGAACGAACCGGCGCTCATTCTGGCTGGCGCAGGCAGCGGCAAGACGCGCGTGCTGATCACACGGATCGCATGGCTGATCCAGCAAGGCCTGGCATCGCCGCCGACCATTCTCGGCGTCACCTTCACGAACAAGGCCGCGCGCGAAATGATGTCGCGCCTGTCGGCGCTGCTGCCCATCGACACACGCGGCATGTGGATCGGCACGTTCCACGGCCTGTGCAACCGGATGCTGCGCGCGCATTACCGCGACGCCGGCCTGCCGCAGACCTTCCAGATTCTCGATACCGCGGACCAGCTCTCCGCGATCAAGCGCCTGATGAAGGGCCTGAATATCGACGACGAGAAATATCCGGCGAAGAACCTGCAGTACTTCATCAACAACGCGAAGGAGCAGGGGCTGCGCGCGAAGGACGTCGACGCGTCCGACAACTTCAACCGCAAGTTCGTCGAACTGTATGAAGCGTACGACCAGCAGTGCCAGCGCGAAGGCGTCGTCGATTTTCCGGAACTGCTGCTGCGCTGCTACGAACTGCTGTCGTACAACCCGCCGCTGCGCGCGCATTACCAGGCGCGCTTCCGTCATATTCTGGTGGACGAGTTTCAGGACACGAACAAGCTTCAATACGCGTGGCTCAAGCTGCTGGCGGGCGAGCACAACGCGATCTTCGCGGTCGGCGACGACGACCAGTCCATCTATGCGTTTCGCGGCGCGAACGTCGGCAATATGCGTGACTTCGAGCAGGAATTCAAGGTTCGCAACCTGATCAAGCTGGAGCAGAACTACCGCTCGCACGGCCATATTCTCGATGCCGCGAATCATCTGATCGCGAACAATTCGCGGCGGCTCGGCAAGAACCTGCGCACCGACGCGGGCCACGGCGAGCCCGTGCGCGTCTACGAGGCTGCGACGGATTCGCAGGAAGCCGGCTGGATTGTCGAGGAGATTCGCGCGCTGATCAGCACGGGCGCGTCGCGCAGCGAGATCGCCGTGCTGTACCGGAGCAACGCGCAGTCGCGGACGATCGAACATACGCTGGTGAACGCCGGCATTCCGTATCGCGTGTATGGCGGCTTGCGCTTTTTCGAGCGTCAGGAGGTGAAGCATGCGCTCGCGTATCTGCGCCTGATCGACAATCCGAACGACGACACGGCCTTCGCGCGCGTGGTCAATTTCCCGACGCGCGGCATCGGCGCGCGCTCGATCGAACAGCTGGCGGATGCGGCGCGTCTCTACAACACGTCGATGGCGGTGGCGATTCCGTACGTGACGGGCAAGGCGGGCACGAGCCTCGGCGGCTTCGCGAACCTGATCGCGAAGATGCGCGCCGAAACGGCACAGATGAGCCTGCCTGAAACGGTCGAGTACGTGGTGCGCGCAAGCGGCCTGTCCGAGTTCTATCAGAACGAGCGCGAAGGGCAGGACCGGCTCGAGAACTTGCAGGAACTGGTGAACGCGGCGACGGCTTTCGTCAGTGAGGAAGGCTACGGCCTCGATACGCCCGCACGCTCGATTCCGCTGCGCCCGGGCGCGACGGCGGCGCCCGAACTGGTCGTCGCGACGGACGATTCCGGCGTCGACGTGCTCGACGCCGCGAATCCCGCCGACCCGGCACAGAATCCGGACACGATGACACCGCTTGCGGGCTTCCTGTCGCACGCATCGCTGGAAGCGGGCGACAACCAGGCGCAGGCCGGCCAGGAAGCCGTGCAGCTGATGACGGTGCACGCGGCCAAGGGCCTCGAATTCACGGCGGTGTTCATCACCGGCCTCGAGGAAGGGTTGTTCCCGCACGAGAACAGCGCGATGGAAGCCGACGGCCTGGAAGAAGAGCGCCGCCTGATGTATGTCGCGATCACGCGCGCGAAGGAGCGGCTGTATCTGTCGTTTGCGCAGAGTCGGATGTTGCATGGCCAGACGCGCTACAACATCCGCTCGCGCTTCTTCGACGAATTGCCGCAGGAAACGCTCAAATGGCTGACGCCAAAGGTCGAAGCGGGCGCGCGTTGGGGCGGCCGTGCCGATAACGCGGGCTGGGGCCGCGACTGGTTTTCGCGGCCGGACCGTCAGCAGGGTTATGGCGGCGGCGCGTCGACGGTGGCGAGCGCGCCTTTGCCCGCGTTCGCGAACGAGCAGCGCGCCGCGGACACGGGCTTCCGCGTCGGCCAGCAGGTGTTCCACACCAAGTTCGGCGAAGGCACGGTCACCGCGCTCGAAGGCGGTGGCGCCGACGCCAAGGCGCAGGTCAAGTTCAAGCGCCACGGCGAGAAATGGCTTGCGCTGGCCGTCGCGAAGTTGCAGGCAGTCGAATGA
- a CDS encoding 5'-methylthioadenosine/adenosylhomocysteine nucleosidase: MSALPSEATIPRRPLGVMAALPEELGDLVAAMRAEGAVETITHGKRDYHIGTVHGAPCVVTLGRVGKVAAAATVSALIHAFDVEAVVFTGVAGGVGPTVRIGDIVVAETLMQHDLDASPLFPRFEVPLLGISRFAADVPLTAALANACERFVEEEGAALSQRFLTEAAPTVHRGLIISGDQFVASATSVDLLRAALPDALAVEMEGAAIAQVCYEYGVPCAIVRTISDTADAHAPASFVTFLTELAGTYSSGILRRFLSARG; the protein is encoded by the coding sequence ATGAGCGCGCTGCCGTCCGAAGCGACGATTCCGCGCCGTCCGCTCGGCGTGATGGCGGCGCTGCCCGAGGAGCTGGGCGATCTCGTCGCGGCGATGCGCGCCGAGGGTGCAGTCGAAACGATCACGCACGGCAAGCGCGACTATCACATCGGCACGGTGCACGGCGCGCCATGCGTCGTGACGCTGGGCCGGGTCGGCAAGGTCGCGGCGGCGGCGACCGTGAGCGCGCTGATCCATGCGTTCGATGTCGAGGCCGTGGTGTTCACGGGCGTGGCGGGCGGCGTCGGGCCGACGGTGCGAATCGGCGATATCGTCGTGGCCGAAACGTTGATGCAGCACGATCTCGACGCGTCACCGCTGTTCCCGCGTTTCGAAGTGCCGCTGCTCGGCATCTCGCGCTTTGCCGCCGACGTGCCGTTGACGGCCGCGTTGGCCAACGCGTGCGAGCGTTTTGTCGAAGAAGAGGGCGCGGCGCTGTCACAGCGGTTTCTGACGGAGGCGGCGCCGACGGTGCATCGCGGCCTGATCATCAGCGGCGACCAGTTCGTGGCGAGCGCCACGTCCGTCGATCTCCTGCGCGCCGCGTTGCCCGATGCGCTCGCCGTCGAGATGGAAGGCGCGGCGATCGCGCAGGTCTGTTACGAGTACGGCGTGCCTTGCGCGATCGTGCGGACCATTTCCGATACGGCGGACGCACATGCGCCCGCATCGTTCGTCACGTTTCTGACCGAACTGGCGGGCACGTATTCGAGCGGAATTCTCAGGCGGTTCTTGTCGGCGCGCGGTTGA
- a CDS encoding propionate--CoA ligase, giving the protein MTTYREFHRRSIEAPDDFWREEATRIHWQTPFHTVLDRSNPPFARWFVGGKTNLCHNAVDRHLAQRAQQNALVYVSTETGIERRYTYAELHAEVNRMAAVMRSLGVNRSDRVLIYLPMIPEAVFAMLACARLGAIHSVVFGGFAAPNLAARIDDAKPALIVTADAGARAGKVIDYTPLVDEALSRATHKTPKVLLIDRQLAPERLNAPYLVAYEPLREQFFDAHVQCEWLESTEPSYVLYTSGTTGKPKGVQRDVGGYAVALAASMEYIFQGKAGDTMFTASDVGWVVGHSYIVYAPLIAGLTTVMYEGTPIRPDGGIWWRLVEQHRINLMFTAPTAIRVLKKQDPALLKQADLSSLRTLFLAGEPLDEPTAAWIADALGKPVVDNFWQTETGWPILAIQRGVEALPQKLGSPGVPCYGYDLTLRNEHTGEPCAPGEKGVITLGYPLPPGCMSTVWGDDARFVKTYWESVPNQQLYSTFDWGIQDEDGYVTILGRTDDVINVAGHRLGTREIEEALSAHKAVAEVAVVGVTDQVKGQAAVAFVVVRDAGAYESDEARAKLSGELCATVDRHLGAIARPAHVVLVSMLPKTRSGKLLRRAIAALAEGRDPGDLPTIEDPSALQQIRDAVAAALGAK; this is encoded by the coding sequence ATGACCACCTACCGCGAATTCCACCGCCGCTCGATCGAAGCCCCGGACGACTTCTGGCGCGAAGAAGCCACCCGTATCCACTGGCAAACACCATTCCACACCGTCCTCGACCGCTCGAACCCGCCCTTCGCGCGCTGGTTCGTCGGCGGTAAAACGAACCTTTGCCACAACGCCGTGGACCGGCATCTCGCGCAGCGCGCACAGCAGAACGCACTCGTCTACGTATCGACGGAAACAGGCATCGAGCGTCGCTACACCTACGCCGAACTGCACGCCGAAGTGAACCGGATGGCAGCCGTGATGCGCTCGCTCGGCGTCAATCGCAGCGACCGCGTGCTCATCTATCTCCCGATGATCCCCGAAGCCGTGTTCGCGATGCTCGCATGCGCGCGTCTCGGCGCGATCCACTCGGTGGTGTTCGGCGGCTTCGCCGCGCCGAATCTCGCCGCGCGCATCGACGACGCCAAACCCGCGCTGATCGTCACAGCCGACGCCGGCGCGCGCGCAGGCAAAGTGATCGACTACACGCCCCTCGTCGATGAAGCGCTGTCGCGCGCGACACACAAGACGCCCAAGGTGCTGCTGATCGACCGGCAACTGGCGCCCGAGCGCCTGAACGCGCCGTATCTCGTCGCCTACGAGCCACTGCGCGAGCAATTCTTCGACGCGCACGTGCAGTGCGAATGGCTCGAATCGACGGAGCCGTCTTACGTGCTCTACACGTCCGGCACCACAGGCAAGCCGAAAGGCGTGCAGCGCGATGTCGGCGGCTATGCGGTCGCGCTCGCGGCATCGATGGAATACATCTTCCAGGGCAAGGCGGGCGACACCATGTTCACCGCGTCCGACGTCGGCTGGGTAGTCGGCCACAGCTACATCGTCTACGCGCCGCTGATCGCGGGCCTCACCACCGTCATGTACGAAGGCACGCCCATTCGTCCCGACGGCGGCATCTGGTGGCGGCTCGTCGAGCAGCACAGGATCAATCTGATGTTCACGGCGCCGACCGCCATCCGCGTGCTGAAAAAGCAGGACCCGGCGCTTCTGAAACAGGCCGATCTGTCGAGCCTGCGCACCCTCTTCCTCGCCGGCGAGCCGCTCGACGAGCCAACGGCTGCGTGGATCGCCGATGCGCTCGGTAAGCCCGTCGTCGACAACTTCTGGCAGACGGAAACCGGCTGGCCCATTCTCGCGATCCAGCGCGGCGTCGAAGCGCTGCCGCAAAAGCTCGGCTCGCCGGGCGTGCCCTGCTACGGCTACGACCTGACGCTGCGCAACGAGCACACGGGCGAGCCGTGCGCGCCCGGCGAAAAAGGCGTGATCACGCTCGGCTATCCATTGCCGCCGGGCTGCATGTCCACCGTGTGGGGCGACGACGCGCGCTTCGTCAAAACGTATTGGGAAAGCGTGCCGAACCAGCAGCTCTATTCGACATTCGACTGGGGCATTCAGGACGAAGACGGCTACGTGACGATCCTCGGCCGCACCGACGACGTGATCAACGTCGCGGGCCATCGCCTCGGTACGCGTGAAATCGAAGAGGCGCTGTCGGCGCACAAGGCCGTCGCGGAAGTCGCCGTGGTCGGCGTGACCGATCAGGTGAAGGGACAGGCAGCCGTGGCGTTCGTCGTCGTGCGCGACGCCGGCGCGTATGAGTCCGATGAAGCGCGCGCAAAACTCTCCGGCGAACTGTGCGCGACCGTCGACCGCCATCTCGGCGCAATCGCGCGGCCCGCGCATGTCGTACTGGTGTCGATGCTGCCGAAGACACGCTCCGGCAAACTCTTGCGCCGCGCGATCGCGGCGCTCGCCGAAGGCCGCGACCCCGGCGATCTGCCGACTATCGAAGACCCGTCGGCATTGCAGCAGATTCGCGACGCCGTCGCAGCCGCGCTCGGCGCGAAGTAA
- a CDS encoding MFS transporter: METSLDKGALAGAAASASAPAAPRPQAKTVYSILGAISFSHLMNDMIQSLILAIYPMLKANFALSFGQIGLITLTYQITASLLQPLVGVYTDKHPKPYSLPVGMGFTLSGLLLMSVAPSFGVLLIAAALVGCGSSVFHPESSRVARMASGGKHGLAQSLFQVGGNAGSSLGPLLAALIVIPHGQRSIAWFSVAALVGILVLTHISRWYKHHPATKRARAGQVVHAALPRGKVAFAMSILVLLVFSKYFYLTSINSYFTFYLIDKFHLPVQAAQVHLFVFLAAVAAGTVIGGPVGDRIGRKYVIWVSILGVAPFTLLLPYANLFWTGVLTVIIGIVLASAFSAILVYAQELIPGKVGMVAGLFFGFAFGLGGIGAAVLGQLADATSIAYVYKVCSFLPLLGILTVFLPDVEGKMVKG, from the coding sequence ATGGAAACCAGCCTCGACAAAGGCGCCCTGGCTGGCGCCGCTGCTTCAGCTTCTGCTCCTGCCGCCCCCCGGCCGCAAGCGAAGACCGTCTACTCGATCCTTGGCGCAATCAGCTTTTCGCATCTGATGAACGACATGATCCAGTCGTTGATCCTTGCGATCTATCCGATGCTGAAGGCGAACTTCGCGCTGTCATTCGGGCAGATCGGCCTGATTACGCTGACGTATCAGATCACGGCTTCGCTGCTGCAGCCGCTGGTCGGCGTCTACACGGACAAGCATCCGAAGCCCTACTCGCTGCCCGTCGGCATGGGCTTTACGCTGTCGGGTCTGCTGTTGATGTCGGTGGCGCCGAGCTTCGGCGTGCTGCTGATCGCGGCGGCGCTGGTTGGCTGCGGGTCGTCGGTATTTCACCCGGAGTCGTCGCGTGTGGCGCGCATGGCGTCGGGCGGCAAGCATGGTCTTGCGCAGTCGCTGTTTCAGGTGGGCGGCAATGCCGGCTCGTCGCTCGGGCCGCTGCTTGCGGCGCTGATCGTGATTCCGCACGGCCAGCGCAGCATTGCGTGGTTTTCGGTGGCGGCGCTGGTGGGGATTCTCGTGCTCACGCATATCAGCCGCTGGTACAAGCATCATCCTGCGACGAAGAGGGCGCGCGCCGGGCAGGTTGTGCATGCGGCGCTGCCACGTGGCAAGGTGGCGTTCGCGATGAGCATTCTCGTGCTGCTGGTGTTCTCGAAGTACTTCTACCTGACCAGCATCAATAGCTATTTCACGTTCTATCTGATCGACAAGTTCCATCTGCCTGTGCAGGCCGCGCAGGTGCATCTGTTCGTGTTCCTTGCGGCTGTCGCGGCGGGGACTGTGATCGGTGGGCCGGTTGGCGACCGGATTGGCCGTAAATATGTGATCTGGGTGTCGATTCTTGGGGTTGCGCCGTTCACTCTTCTGCTGCCGTATGCGAATCTGTTCTGGACGGGGGTGTTGACCGTCATTATCGGCATCGTGCTGGCGTCGGCGTTTTCGGCGATTCTCGTTTATGCCCAGGAGCTCATTCCGGGTAAGGTCGGGATGGTTGCGGGGTTGTTCTTTGGGTTTGCCTTCGGGCTTGGCGGGATCGGCGCCGCCGTGCTTGGGCAATTGGCTGACGCGACGAGCATCGCCTATGTGTATAAGGTGTGCTCGTTCTTGCCGTTGCTCGGGATATTGACTGTGTTTTTGCCGGATGTTGAGGGGAAGATGGTTAAGGGCTGA